The Primulina eburnea isolate SZY01 chromosome 6, ASM2296580v1, whole genome shotgun sequence genome contains a region encoding:
- the LOC140835078 gene encoding homeobox-leucine zipper protein HDG11-like isoform X1, with product MGISCNPLELILYEHCCCVNAFNIIFIAISKFSGTEIFPPGEVKGSSMEFGGDGGGDHPDGSDSHRRRKRYHRHTAHQIQTLESMFKECPHPDDKTRNQLSRELGLHPRQIKFWFQNRRTQMKTQHERSDNCALRAENDKIRCENITIREALKNVICPSCGAPPVSEDSYFDEQTLRLENAYLKEELDRISSIASKYIGRPISQLPSSLPNHVSSLGLSMESFGGHGGFVPGPSLDLDLLSGNSSSVIPSLVFPSVSISDMDRSVMTEMAANAMNELIRLLQSNELPWAKSSIDGREILDSEKYKSFFPRPNSHIRNPEIRMEASRASGVVIMNGLALVDKFMDADKWVEMFPTIVSSARTICVISSGIHGSQSGTLQLMYEELQVLTALLPIRQLYFLRFCQQIEQGTWAIVDVSYDLPQEESRFTSLCKAYKLPSGCLIQEMPNGYSKVYWMEHWEIEDKVPVHGLYRDLIQRGVVFEAERWLSALQRICERFSCLMVTGSSTTDLGGGGDGRAEGKRSMMKLAQRMVKSFCSSFNPSNGQQWTTISRLNEFEVRATSHKSTDPGQASGVVLCAAATLWLPVPPQNVFNFLRDERTRPQWDVLSNQNPVQEVAHIANGSHPGNCISVLRAFNAGQNNMLILQESCIDASGSLIVYCPVDVPAIEIAMSGDDPSYIPLLPSGFTISPSGQPNHLHSTEGGGGCDGASTSSTSVIATESSGSLLTVMFQILVSGLQSSGMTAESVATINNLIGNTVHQIKTALNCSSP from the exons ATGGGAATATCTTGTAATCCGCTGGAGCTTATTCTTTACGAGCACTGCTGCTGTGTGAAtgcttttaatattatttttatcgcAATTTCCAAATTCTCGGGTACGGAGATTTTTCCTCCTGGTGAGGTGAAGGGATCGTCAATGGAGTTTGGCGGCGATGGCGGTGGCGACCACCCCGATGGCTCCGATTCTCATCGGAGAAGAAAGCGTTACCATCGCCACACGGCTCATCAAATTCAGACCCTTGAATC AATGTTTAAAGAATGTCCCCATCCAGACGACAAGACGAGGAATCAGTTGAGCAGAGAGTTGGGTTTGCATCCTAGGCAGATCAAATTTTGGTTTCAAAATCGGAGGACTCAGATGAAG ACACAACATGAAAGATCAGATAACTGTGCGCTTAGAGCAGAAAATGATAAGATTAGATGTGAAAATATAACAATCAGAGAAGCCCTCAAGAATGTGATCTGCCCCTCTTGTGGAGCCCCTCCAGTTTCTGAAGATTCATACTTTGACGAGCAAACACTGCGATTGGAAAACGCCTATTTGAAAGAAGAG CTGGACCGAATCTCAAGTATTGCATCAAAATATATAGGGCGGCCTATTTCACAACTCCCGTCGTCGCTGCCTAATCATGTATCTTCATTGGGTTTATCCATGGAAAGTTTTGGAGGTCATGGAGGTTTTGTTCCAGGCCCTTCCCTTGATCTTGATCTTCTTTCTGGAAATTCATCAAGTGTAATTCCAAGTTTAGTCTTCCCTTCAGTGAGCATTTCGGATATGGATAGATCTGTCATGACAGAAATGGCAGCTAATGCCATGAATGAATTGATTAGACTCTTGCAGAGCAATGAGCTTCCTTGGGCTAAGTCCTCAATAGATGGTAGGGAGATTCTTGATTCCGAAAAGTACAAGAGTTTCTTCCCAAGGCCTAATAGTCATATAAGAAATCCGGAGATACGAATGGAAGCTTCGAGAGCTTCTGGTGTCGTGATAATGAATGGTTTGGCTTTGGTCGACAAGTTTATGGATGCG GATAAGTGGGTAGAAATGTTTCCGACTATCGTTTCGAGTGCAAGGACTATATGCGTGATATCATCTGGAATTCATGGAAGCCAAAGTGGCACATTGCAATTG ATGTATGAAGAATTGCAAGTGCTTACAGCATTGCTACCAATTAGACAACTCTATTTTCTTCGCTTCTGTCAGCAGATCGAGCAAGGCACTTGGGCTATAGTCGATGTTTCTTATGATCTTCCTCAAGAAGAGAGCCGATTCACTTCTTTGTGTAAAGCTTACAAGCTTCCTTCTGGATGCTTGATACAAGAGATGCCAAATGGTTACTCTAAG GTTTATTGGATGGAACATTGGGAGATAGAAGATAAAGTTCCAGTTCATGGACTTTATAGAGACCTTATTCAGAGGGGAGTGGTTTTTGAAGCTGAAAGATGGCTTTCTGCTCTTCAAAGGATTTGTGAAAGATTTTCTTGTTTAATGGTTACTGGGAGTTCAACTACAGATCTTGGCGGAGGGGGTGACGGAAGGG CTGAAGGCAAAAGAAGCATGATGAAACTTGCACAAAGAATGGTGAAAAGCTTCTGTTCGAGCTTCAACCCTTCGAATGGCCAACAATGGACCACAATATCAAGATTAAATGAGTTTGAAGTCCGAGCCACATCTCATAAGAGCACTGACCCGGGCCAGGCCAGCGGTGTCGTGCTCTGTGCAGCTGCTACTCTCTGGCTTCCAGTCCCTCCACAGAACGTCTTCAATTTTCTTAGGGACGAGAGAACTCGACCTCAG tgGGATGTTCTCTCAAATCAAAATCCGGTTCAAGAGGTTGCTCACATTGCAAATGGTTCTCATCCCGGGAACTGCATATCCGTGCTTAGG GCATTCAACGCTGGCCAAAACAATATGTTAATCCTCCAAGAAAGCTGCATAGATGCTTCTGGCTCGCTCATCGTGTACTGCCCTGTCGACGTACCAGCCATCGAAATAGCAATGAGCGGGGACGACCCTTCCTACATCCCGTTACTCCCGTCCGGTTTCACAATATCCCCCAGTGGCCAGCCTAATCACCTCCATTCCACAGAGGGGGGAGGTGGATGTGACGGGGCTTCGACTAGCTCCACATCCGTCATTGCTACCGAATCCTCAGGTTCACTCCTAACAGTAATGTTTCAAATACTCGTGAGTGGCTTGCAATCCTCAGGAATGACCGCCGAATCCGTTGCAACAATTAATAACCTCATTGGCAACACAGTCCACCAGATTAAAACCGCCTTGAACTGCAGCAGTCCCTGA
- the LOC140835078 gene encoding homeobox-leucine zipper protein HDG11-like isoform X2, with protein MGISCNPLELILYEHCCCVNAFNIIFIAISKFSGTEIFPPGEVKGSSMEFGGDGGGDHPDGSDSHRRRKRYHRHTAHQIQTLESMFKECPHPDDKTRNQLSRELGLHPRQIKFWFQNRRTQMKTQHERSDNCALRAENDKIRCENITIREALKNVICPSCGAPPVSEDSYFDEQTLRLENAYLKEELDRISSIASKYIGRPISQLPSSLPNHVSSLGLSMESFGGHGGFVPGPSLDLDLLSGNSSSVIPSLVFPSVSISDMDRSVMTEMAANAMNELIRLLQSNELPWAKSSIDGREILDSEKYKSFFPRPNSHIRNPEIRMEASRASGVVIMNGLALVDKFMDADKWVEMFPTIVSSARTICVISSGIHGSQSGTLQLMYEELQVLTALLPIRQLYFLRFCQQIEQGTWAIVDVSYDLPQEESRFTSLCKAYKLPSGCLIQEMPNGYSKVYWMEHWEIEDKVPVHGLYRDLIQRGVVFEAERWLSALQRICERFSCLMVTGSSTTDLGGGAEGKRSMMKLAQRMVKSFCSSFNPSNGQQWTTISRLNEFEVRATSHKSTDPGQASGVVLCAAATLWLPVPPQNVFNFLRDERTRPQWDVLSNQNPVQEVAHIANGSHPGNCISVLRAFNAGQNNMLILQESCIDASGSLIVYCPVDVPAIEIAMSGDDPSYIPLLPSGFTISPSGQPNHLHSTEGGGGCDGASTSSTSVIATESSGSLLTVMFQILVSGLQSSGMTAESVATINNLIGNTVHQIKTALNCSSP; from the exons ATGGGAATATCTTGTAATCCGCTGGAGCTTATTCTTTACGAGCACTGCTGCTGTGTGAAtgcttttaatattatttttatcgcAATTTCCAAATTCTCGGGTACGGAGATTTTTCCTCCTGGTGAGGTGAAGGGATCGTCAATGGAGTTTGGCGGCGATGGCGGTGGCGACCACCCCGATGGCTCCGATTCTCATCGGAGAAGAAAGCGTTACCATCGCCACACGGCTCATCAAATTCAGACCCTTGAATC AATGTTTAAAGAATGTCCCCATCCAGACGACAAGACGAGGAATCAGTTGAGCAGAGAGTTGGGTTTGCATCCTAGGCAGATCAAATTTTGGTTTCAAAATCGGAGGACTCAGATGAAG ACACAACATGAAAGATCAGATAACTGTGCGCTTAGAGCAGAAAATGATAAGATTAGATGTGAAAATATAACAATCAGAGAAGCCCTCAAGAATGTGATCTGCCCCTCTTGTGGAGCCCCTCCAGTTTCTGAAGATTCATACTTTGACGAGCAAACACTGCGATTGGAAAACGCCTATTTGAAAGAAGAG CTGGACCGAATCTCAAGTATTGCATCAAAATATATAGGGCGGCCTATTTCACAACTCCCGTCGTCGCTGCCTAATCATGTATCTTCATTGGGTTTATCCATGGAAAGTTTTGGAGGTCATGGAGGTTTTGTTCCAGGCCCTTCCCTTGATCTTGATCTTCTTTCTGGAAATTCATCAAGTGTAATTCCAAGTTTAGTCTTCCCTTCAGTGAGCATTTCGGATATGGATAGATCTGTCATGACAGAAATGGCAGCTAATGCCATGAATGAATTGATTAGACTCTTGCAGAGCAATGAGCTTCCTTGGGCTAAGTCCTCAATAGATGGTAGGGAGATTCTTGATTCCGAAAAGTACAAGAGTTTCTTCCCAAGGCCTAATAGTCATATAAGAAATCCGGAGATACGAATGGAAGCTTCGAGAGCTTCTGGTGTCGTGATAATGAATGGTTTGGCTTTGGTCGACAAGTTTATGGATGCG GATAAGTGGGTAGAAATGTTTCCGACTATCGTTTCGAGTGCAAGGACTATATGCGTGATATCATCTGGAATTCATGGAAGCCAAAGTGGCACATTGCAATTG ATGTATGAAGAATTGCAAGTGCTTACAGCATTGCTACCAATTAGACAACTCTATTTTCTTCGCTTCTGTCAGCAGATCGAGCAAGGCACTTGGGCTATAGTCGATGTTTCTTATGATCTTCCTCAAGAAGAGAGCCGATTCACTTCTTTGTGTAAAGCTTACAAGCTTCCTTCTGGATGCTTGATACAAGAGATGCCAAATGGTTACTCTAAG GTTTATTGGATGGAACATTGGGAGATAGAAGATAAAGTTCCAGTTCATGGACTTTATAGAGACCTTATTCAGAGGGGAGTGGTTTTTGAAGCTGAAAGATGGCTTTCTGCTCTTCAAAGGATTTGTGAAAGATTTTCTTGTTTAATGGTTACTGGGAGTTCAACTACAGATCTTGGCGGAGGGG CTGAAGGCAAAAGAAGCATGATGAAACTTGCACAAAGAATGGTGAAAAGCTTCTGTTCGAGCTTCAACCCTTCGAATGGCCAACAATGGACCACAATATCAAGATTAAATGAGTTTGAAGTCCGAGCCACATCTCATAAGAGCACTGACCCGGGCCAGGCCAGCGGTGTCGTGCTCTGTGCAGCTGCTACTCTCTGGCTTCCAGTCCCTCCACAGAACGTCTTCAATTTTCTTAGGGACGAGAGAACTCGACCTCAG tgGGATGTTCTCTCAAATCAAAATCCGGTTCAAGAGGTTGCTCACATTGCAAATGGTTCTCATCCCGGGAACTGCATATCCGTGCTTAGG GCATTCAACGCTGGCCAAAACAATATGTTAATCCTCCAAGAAAGCTGCATAGATGCTTCTGGCTCGCTCATCGTGTACTGCCCTGTCGACGTACCAGCCATCGAAATAGCAATGAGCGGGGACGACCCTTCCTACATCCCGTTACTCCCGTCCGGTTTCACAATATCCCCCAGTGGCCAGCCTAATCACCTCCATTCCACAGAGGGGGGAGGTGGATGTGACGGGGCTTCGACTAGCTCCACATCCGTCATTGCTACCGAATCCTCAGGTTCACTCCTAACAGTAATGTTTCAAATACTCGTGAGTGGCTTGCAATCCTCAGGAATGACCGCCGAATCCGTTGCAACAATTAATAACCTCATTGGCAACACAGTCCACCAGATTAAAACCGCCTTGAACTGCAGCAGTCCCTGA